CCTTGGTATTGGGAAACATGTAGTGTGTGACAAACCTGCAGGACTTTGCCAAGCTGAGGCGTTGAAAATGGTCAGAGCAGCTCAGTATTACCCTACACTAATATCAATAATCAATCACTCTCTTAGATTTCTACCAGCATTTATTCATATGAGAAAATGTATTCATGATGGATATTTAGGCAATCCAAGTGAGTTAACTCTGATTGATGTTAGAGTACAAATGGGTTCATTGCTAGGTGAAACATATAATTGGTTGTGTGACGATACTATGGGTGGTGGTACTCTCACATTAGTTGGTAGTCATGTGATAGATTTGGTTTCATACCTTAGTGGTCAGAAAGTTATGAAAGCCCACGGAGTACTAAGAACTTTTGTAGAAGAGACGGAAAAAGTAAATGGAATCAGAAAAATCACTGCTCCAGATTTTTGCACATTCCAATTACAAATGGACAAAGGCTTGCTAGTAACAGCAACCTTGAACAATCACTTACCTGGACCATGTTTCAACCAAGAAATATATGTGTGCAGTAAAAAAGGTTACTTAGTTGTTAGAGGAGGAGACTTGCATGGAAGATTACACAAGTCAAACTCCAAAAGTATAATTGAAGAAGAGGGCAAAAGACCTCATGATAAGGAAGAAGTGATTTATGTTGATGTTGAGGATCTAAGTTGTGCTTCTAGTGTTATTCCGAAGCCATATATAAAAGGACTGTGTAAAATGATAAGTGCTCTTAAGGAAGCCTTTCTACCAGTCAAGGAACAAATGGACTGGATAAAGGAGCCAGTGAAGGCGGCTGCTACATTTGAAGATGGACAAAGAGTCCAAGCAACGATGGAAGCTTTACGTCAGTCTAGTGAAGATGGTTGTTGGAAAACTGTACAGCTTCTCACTGAACCACCAGATCCAAACCCTGCACTATCAGCAGCAGTGAGACGCACGGCCATATCCCTTCAGTAGATTTATCGAAAAATGTTTCTGTATGCCATTATGATGTACCTTTATATAATAgcttttaaaatgatttgtaaaTGTTGCATATTTTATGTGTGAATGTCTATCTTATTTGGATTAATAACTTCCATGAATTGAGAAATGtatgttttaagaaattaattagaaaaatgttttatctgtgttagaaattaaaaaagtatatcacagtattattatgctttagcaagctgttattaaaaaaacaaatcttttacattttcatgtttttaCTTGCCatcaaatgttttatgtttaaaattttatatcaatacattaattaatgtcATTAATCAGACAGAAATGGTAATACCACTAAATGTTTCAACATATTTCATGATATGTACAAAACTACcgactaaaataaatgttttaatatataatggtgTATATTCCTTAACTTTGTATCTTCTAGATGGTCATTGAAGtacattaattatgtaaatatgaagTGTTGATGATCTAACCTATAAGTTAGATCATGGTTGTGAAattgtatgataaataatatcagtagtttatatttattatgcattAATGAGGAAATATTGGGCAAGTAATACAACCAGttttataacaatgttataataaatgcaaagaAGATAACATCATGCTCCACAGAATTGAACATATTACACAATCACATCATGTTCATACACTACAATGTACTAACTAACCAATTAATTCGAAACCGCATAAAATAAAGACTAgcactaaatttaattttcaatcttCGCCAAAATGTCAGATTCTCTGAAGAGATGGTATTCCTTTTCGTCGTTTTCTAGACTAACTTTGGTGCCGCCGTATTCTGGTAGAAGAACTTTGTCACCTACTTTCACAAGCACGGGGATGAACTCTCCATTATCTTTTCTTGACCCGTTGCCTACTGCGACCACTTCTCCATGAAGTACCTTGGACTGCGCCTTTTCTGGAATTACGATACCGCCCGCCGTTTTTGTAACTGCTTCTGCTCTCTTAATAAGAACTCTGTCGAGCAGCGGAATTAATTTCTTCACAGCGTTGGCCATTTTTTGGATTATGTCTGTCAAGTCGTGAGACAAATGAAATAAGAATGTAGATTTTCAAATTGCTTGTTATCTAGAAATCTAGAATATTCGTGACTCTACCGGCGATATGCACGAATTTTACCGAAGATCAGAATTCCATGTGTTTATGGGGCTGCCATTagcaataatatttgaaattaaattaatccatAGATATTTCTAGAAATTAAATACTCCATATGGAGTTTATtacaggtaaataaataaaactttgttagtcgttttaattcgttatttattattggtagtatgaataattaattataatattaagaaaataataaattaaattgacgtGACATCTATTGTCGAATAgcaaaaactaaaaaatcataatttatatatagatggcGCTGCGCTTAAAacgaacttttaaaatttactataattgACATAGATGTCTCTAGTAGTTagaaaattaatcttatataaagGTCAATCTGATGttcataatgataataaaataattataattattatttcatccgtataagatttataaaattcttaaaatgaattttgtttgacgataaatgaaataaataagcgagataaataaatatttataccaaattaATGTTAAGATAAAATAAGGGTTTCTAAGGGCGAGTAACGCAATCATGTCCGCAATCATCAAGTACGCACTCGGCGCCGTGACCGTTGATGGAATGTGCGCCGGCGCCGGCCAGTCTCGGACACACCTGCGCGAGCAGAACACACACTAACAAAATACTTGAGACCAACTTACGTTCCAAACATAATGTCTAGGTACTGTAGATCTattctttatcaaaataatagttATGGTTTTTTTATGCCTATACGCTTACAATTAGATactgatttattatttgaaagagGTATGTACCTAGGTAGAGGTATGAGATACCTTaatgacaatatattaatttgcctaatctaaataatatgaaattacttGTGTTTATTGATTGTACTTACTTAAAACCGAACTATTTTACCAAACTCATTCATTGATTTAAAACGAATACACTAATCCTTGCACATATGTAGCAGTTAAaactattcttaaatatattttcatacatactACAGTTTACGATCATCTctcaattaaatatgaatagcaACTTCAACTGATACTACGAAAAGAAGACTGCGCATCGCAATTTATAATAACCGCGCCTCCGCATTGCGCGGTAACATAAAAGCACAGTCGCTATTGTTCCCGTGTTCAATTTGACAGCTCTTGAATACGTAATTGACACTTACTTCATTGTACTGTACTACACTGACCTCAAACATTATAGAAAccttaatcattattataactcGGTATAATAATAGACTatagattttgatgttttttttttatttaaagactcgaaatcaaaataaaacttaattaaaagttaCGTTTCTTTGTGTACGTAGGAAATTTAAGTCTTATTCTatgaaacattttgtttataaagtacttatataaaaGCGTCTTTATTACTGTtacaatataaagatttatacattaaattcttggtggtggtagggctttatggcAGCCCACTGGGTTAGTCCTAATAGTTAAAACcgactcatcacatattctaccgccaaacagcaatacttattatttttgtgttccagttttagGGGTAATTGTgaccaagggacataacatcttggtacCCAAgtatggtggcgcattgacatatagtatatagtatttcTTGTAGTGTCAAAGTCGATGGGCGATTGTGACCACTCGCCATCAGATGGTTCTTTTGCCAGTTGGCTTAACTATttgaaacgtaaataaaaaacagaaagtTCAAGggattttttttctagtttatttatgatatttatcacACAATATTAAGAAAAACGTTTAATGCAATATTCCTTAATACTAACGATGAGCTcattgtttcaattttttttcttttacatcaTATGAATGATGAGAACGAGACCCATGATACataaggtattttaaaattacaaagcgAATTGAATAAGCTTTAAAAAGACTTTTTATAGttcgaaaaagataaaaagatcATTCTGTGATCGGGTTCACACGGCCGACTACGGAGCCAAATTTTGCAAACATCTCACGTGTACAGATGTAGGGTTACCATACTACGCAATCAAAATTTAAGTGTcaaaagttacataaatatttaataatgcattAATTTGaactacatttaattataaaagtttttaaatgtaaaatgtattttcttaaTTGTTACCACTCTTTTAACAAAGAGGtttccatttaattttatgtataccCGTACTTTtactaactaataaataattataagatgcAATCCAATTAGCTCATTCttgatacattttattagtTCAGATCCTGACTTTTCGGTAGTCTAAGTAGTGGTTATTGTTATTCGATTATTGTTAAACATTGGGTTGGCATTGAatagtattttcatttaataaaacgtgGTTACTGTTTAGAATAAAAAGTTGCGATAATAGACTTACGCGGATGTTCAAAGCGTACAAAATAACACAACAAACACCGCAAAACACCTGATACAGCTTTATATATGCGTACAActtctataaaattaacattaattatcgAAACCTAGCCCTAATTGTGTAAGATTTAaggttcaaatttaaatatgttttatttattggccGCATAGATAGAGTTGTTttttgtctggaagagatcgtGGTTCGTTCTCACGACATAACCACGCACAGGTGCGCATCCGGCTATC
The DNA window shown above is from Vanessa tameamea isolate UH-Manoa-2023 chromosome 16, ilVanTame1 primary haplotype, whole genome shotgun sequence and carries:
- the LOC113394013 gene encoding glucose-fructose oxidoreductase domain-containing protein 1; amino-acid sequence: MLPGIGVFGTGSVAKVLVPFLREKGFSVEAIWGVTLQEAESTAKELKIPFFTNKIDDVLLKKNVSLVFIVCAPNLHAQISVKALGIGKHVVCDKPAGLCQAEALKMVRAAQYYPTLISIINHSLRFLPAFIHMRKCIHDGYLGNPSELTLIDVRVQMGSLLGETYNWLCDDTMGGGTLTLVGSHVIDLVSYLSGQKVMKAHGVLRTFVEETEKVNGIRKITAPDFCTFQLQMDKGLLVTATLNNHLPGPCFNQEIYVCSKKGYLVVRGGDLHGRLHKSNSKSIIEEEGKRPHDKEEVIYVDVEDLSCASSVIPKPYIKGLCKMISALKEAFLPVKEQMDWIKEPVKAAATFEDGQRVQATMEALRQSSEDGCWKTVQLLTEPPDPNPALSAAVRRTAISLQ
- the LOC113394014 gene encoding 10 kDa heat shock protein, mitochondrial, producing the protein MANAVKKLIPLLDRVLIKRAEAVTKTAGGIVIPEKAQSKVLHGEVVAVGNGSRKDNGEFIPVLVKVGDKVLLPEYGGTKVSLENDEKEYHLFRESDILAKIEN